A genomic stretch from Pyxidicoccus trucidator includes:
- a CDS encoding flagellar motor protein codes for MRRVMKVLCAVLLWPGLSAAQGLSADTASLASTIAGRVCQDVDGDGRCGADEPGLPDVRLVLTTGREVRTDARGRYHVNGVDARVPDATGGLHLRPGRQRLKVDPRSLPAASRVTPEAATVEVPWGAVVLQDFAVRSVATQAPPLALSYAAVPPVAELVAGEGAVRFRVAGQAARGDRVTVAGVEAEVDAEGAWSALVPLVVGENTLAITATAPDGAVRLFRQRVDVVRREDGWLVAPRPVEPAGSLQLPAGRDEQVASGTTRLRVEAPEGTRVRTPEGERVVGREGSVEVPVALAPGLNAVPLHLEVPGEAPRDETLEIDAAAKPFAVGLLDVEATWAPANGDVQLRGRGSVHGELRVGDVELVGELDLRDTDGRTLHGASLPDWLRPRVPERFERVPDLDLTPAEWGDDSVSLTPNAAEGRLRLEARHEDYGRAGLGTYRALVQDGEVGRYHRPLFGPYLELKTGPQEDDAARAGVEAFGGSLSDPSRLLTAVPAHEELRATGGSLYYLGAVSVAEGSELVRVEVRDGVTGLPLAERHLVRGRDYDIDYFAGRILLSRPLSFLAGESWLRTGSPTEAPEPVLVVDYAALRAADADDTAGGEVWAEWLGARVGFAAVREGREGRPYTLYSGRARAALGAYTLQAEVASSRGTAVAPELFGVSDDGGLSFIRPRVALGTEGEALGLRVRGPGPLGGSGSAVDAAFRLRAKGFSDGAHAEAALFRQSSLRVRQPLGRLRLTLLADERRSADPREPFMDTPFSARTVGAGVGWEESVWGVQLEVRDSRLSAAEVPGVGPALFGGRTSAGVAGTWRVSERLSLRAAHRQTLALHGEGPGRMDDTFTSAGADVDVARDTRVGVHGGWGPDLGPRAWANVESRSGQDVYYGGYSVDVDGPDFGAGRTLTGARTELPDSGTALFVEDVGAHDATTVRLARAVGLQQQVTGSFSMGARYERGVRSLLDVDSALRRDTAGVFGQLLLARLRVEGRVELRREEGTPERGAQTPVDRLQTVVALAAQAELREDVTASGRVDFSRTVNEEALEARFVEGYAAVAWRPGPWLVVGRYAITRELLPGARAAFGDRALQIFSLLPAVQAGDRVSVGAGLHAGRSSLEDSVRWVWTGTVRPAVRVVGGLEVAAELARRTASPEGERLTAVRVEVAYRVDERLRVATGYTLLGFSGLGLTADSSENQDRLYLRAEVAY; via the coding sequence ATGAGGCGCGTGATGAAGGTGCTCTGCGCCGTGCTGCTGTGGCCCGGCCTGTCGGCGGCGCAGGGGCTGTCCGCGGACACGGCTTCGCTGGCCTCCACGATTGCAGGCCGCGTGTGCCAGGACGTGGATGGTGACGGGCGCTGTGGCGCGGACGAGCCGGGCCTGCCGGACGTGCGCCTGGTGCTGACCACCGGCCGCGAGGTGCGCACGGACGCGCGGGGCCGCTACCACGTCAACGGCGTGGACGCGCGCGTGCCGGACGCGACGGGTGGGCTGCACCTGCGCCCGGGCCGCCAGCGGCTGAAGGTGGACCCACGCTCGTTGCCGGCCGCCAGCCGGGTGACGCCCGAGGCCGCCACCGTGGAGGTGCCCTGGGGCGCCGTCGTCCTCCAGGACTTCGCCGTGCGCAGCGTGGCCACGCAGGCGCCGCCGCTGGCGCTGTCCTACGCGGCGGTGCCGCCGGTGGCGGAGCTGGTGGCCGGCGAGGGCGCGGTGCGCTTCCGCGTGGCCGGACAGGCGGCCCGGGGAGACCGCGTCACCGTGGCGGGCGTGGAGGCGGAGGTGGACGCGGAGGGCGCGTGGAGCGCGCTCGTCCCGCTGGTGGTGGGAGAGAACACGCTGGCCATCACCGCCACCGCGCCGGACGGGGCGGTGCGCCTCTTCCGCCAGCGCGTGGACGTGGTGCGCCGCGAGGACGGGTGGCTGGTGGCACCCCGGCCGGTGGAGCCCGCGGGCTCGCTCCAGCTTCCCGCCGGGCGGGATGAGCAGGTGGCGAGCGGCACCACCCGGCTGCGCGTGGAGGCGCCGGAGGGCACACGCGTGCGCACGCCCGAGGGTGAGCGCGTGGTGGGGCGGGAGGGCAGCGTGGAGGTGCCGGTGGCGCTGGCACCGGGGCTCAACGCGGTGCCGCTCCACCTGGAAGTCCCGGGCGAGGCGCCGCGCGACGAGACGCTGGAGATTGACGCCGCCGCGAAGCCCTTCGCCGTGGGCCTGCTGGACGTGGAGGCCACGTGGGCGCCCGCGAATGGCGACGTGCAGCTGCGCGGCCGCGGCTCCGTCCATGGCGAGCTGCGAGTGGGCGACGTGGAGCTGGTGGGCGAGCTGGACCTGCGCGACACGGACGGGCGCACGCTGCACGGCGCCAGCCTACCGGACTGGCTGCGCCCGCGCGTGCCCGAGCGCTTCGAGCGCGTGCCGGACCTGGACCTCACGCCCGCGGAGTGGGGCGACGACTCGGTATCGCTGACGCCCAACGCCGCGGAGGGCCGCCTGCGGCTGGAGGCCCGGCACGAGGACTACGGACGCGCCGGCCTGGGCACGTACCGGGCGCTCGTGCAGGACGGCGAGGTGGGCCGTTACCACCGGCCGCTCTTCGGCCCCTACCTGGAGCTGAAGACGGGGCCGCAGGAGGACGACGCGGCGCGCGCGGGCGTGGAGGCGTTTGGTGGGAGTCTCTCGGACCCGAGCCGCCTGCTCACGGCGGTGCCGGCGCACGAGGAGCTGCGCGCCACCGGCGGCAGCCTCTACTACCTGGGCGCGGTGTCGGTGGCGGAGGGCTCGGAGCTGGTGCGCGTGGAGGTGCGCGACGGCGTCACCGGCCTGCCGCTGGCGGAGCGGCACCTGGTGCGCGGGCGCGACTACGACATCGACTACTTCGCCGGCCGCATCCTCCTGTCGCGCCCGCTGTCCTTCCTCGCGGGCGAGTCCTGGCTGCGCACGGGCTCTCCCACGGAGGCGCCCGAGCCGGTGCTGGTGGTGGACTACGCGGCGCTGCGGGCGGCGGATGCCGACGACACGGCCGGTGGTGAGGTGTGGGCCGAGTGGCTCGGCGCGCGCGTGGGCTTCGCCGCGGTGCGCGAGGGCCGCGAGGGCCGGCCGTACACGCTCTACAGCGGCCGGGCGCGCGCGGCGCTGGGCGCGTACACCCTGCAGGCAGAGGTGGCCTCCAGTCGCGGCACGGCGGTGGCACCGGAGCTCTTCGGCGTGTCGGACGACGGCGGCCTCAGCTTCATCCGCCCCCGGGTGGCGCTGGGGACGGAGGGCGAGGCGCTGGGCCTGCGGGTGCGTGGGCCGGGGCCATTGGGTGGCTCGGGAAGCGCGGTGGACGCCGCCTTCCGACTGCGCGCGAAGGGCTTCTCGGACGGGGCACACGCGGAGGCGGCCCTGTTCCGGCAGAGCTCGCTGCGCGTGCGCCAGCCGCTGGGACGCCTGCGCCTGACGCTGCTGGCGGATGAGCGTCGCTCGGCCGACCCCCGGGAGCCCTTCATGGACACCCCGTTCTCCGCGCGCACGGTGGGCGCGGGCGTGGGCTGGGAGGAGTCGGTCTGGGGCGTGCAGCTGGAGGTGCGCGACTCGCGGCTGAGCGCCGCGGAGGTCCCCGGCGTGGGCCCGGCGCTCTTCGGAGGCCGTACCTCGGCGGGGGTGGCGGGCACCTGGCGCGTGTCCGAGCGCCTGTCGCTGCGGGCGGCGCACCGCCAGACGCTGGCGCTGCACGGCGAGGGCCCGGGGCGGATGGATGACACCTTCACCTCGGCGGGCGCGGACGTGGACGTGGCGCGGGACACCCGGGTGGGGGTGCACGGCGGCTGGGGCCCGGACCTGGGCCCGCGCGCGTGGGCCAACGTGGAGTCGCGGAGCGGGCAGGACGTCTACTACGGCGGCTACTCGGTGGACGTGGACGGGCCGGACTTCGGCGCGGGCCGGACGCTGACGGGTGCGCGCACGGAGCTGCCGGACAGCGGCACCGCGCTCTTCGTGGAGGACGTGGGCGCGCATGACGCCACCACCGTGCGGCTGGCGCGGGCGGTGGGGCTCCAGCAGCAGGTGACGGGCAGCTTCAGCATGGGTGCCCGCTACGAGCGCGGCGTGCGCAGCCTGCTGGACGTGGACAGCGCGCTGAGGCGGGACACCGCGGGCGTCTTCGGTCAGCTCCTGCTGGCGCGCCTGCGCGTGGAGGGCCGAGTGGAGCTGCGCCGGGAGGAGGGCACGCCGGAGCGCGGCGCCCAGACGCCGGTGGACCGCTTGCAGACGGTGGTGGCGCTGGCCGCCCAGGCGGAGCTGCGCGAGGACGTGACGGCCTCCGGCCGCGTGGACTTCTCCCGCACCGTCAATGAGGAGGCGCTCGAAGCGAGGTTCGTGGAGGGCTACGCTGCGGTGGCGTGGCGTCCCGGGCCGTGGCTGGTGGTGGGACGCTACGCCATCACCCGCGAGCTGCTGCCCGGCGCGCGCGCCGCCTTCGGTGACCGGGCGCTACAGATCTTCTCCCTGCTGCCGGCCGTCCAGGCGGGAGACCGGGTCTCCGTGGGGGCGGGCCTGCACGCGGGCCGCTCCAGCCTGGAGGACTCGGTGCGCTGGGTGTGGACGGGCACGGTGCGCCCGGCGGTGCGGGTGGTGGGCGGCCTGGAGGTGGCGGCCGAGCTGGCGCGCAGGACGGCTTCACCGGAGGGCGAGCGGCTGACGGCCGTGAGGGTGGAGGTCGCATACCGGGTGGACGAACGTCTACGAGTGGCCACCGGGTACACACTGCTCGGCTTCAGCGGTTTGGGTCTGACGGCCGACTCGTCGGAGAATCAGGACCGGCTCTACCTGCGAGCCGAAGTGGCCTACTAG
- a CDS encoding TolB family protein, which translates to MLRTLALVSMLFPAVYPAFAQMEARPIHGTHRVVNNGPGDQTDPHVSGALVAYTNEVRGTSEIRYHDLASGQDAAIPNEGAFDFVSDVSGGTVVFTRVSASSSIYTFDVGPEATPVEVAPEAGCSRRAAVIGGRTVAWQDFGYTGNSLQPEIATYDLDRDILTRLTNDTLQDRTPSVAPDGRTVVWAKCDAQGLRCDIWEARWSEGGFVTQALTGAEGEDSQPDTNGQVVVYASTRTVDGVTDRDIYWKPVGGGAEQRLALPGLDANPSISGSLVAFERRAPGKSDFDIALYDLASQTLYVLTSGVEDENLNDLSVDADGQVRVVWTAPASGDFNVHSFTFQLQEEPHCDPGQKEGRLPIQVCFEPENWPLLTSVELTRTTGGPNSAEFQFPGSGVGVLCVDNGYSSAPATSGWVWLNGHEKVTPAQFKPDVSLIAAGVVMGGDNLLKATISGSPGSSFRLRVYGMPPKCEADDAPGQQQEPGAMVIPGQRVQPMALQSEAVSPMTFIPEGKVRVLGPVPGGCSTGGGSLALVGLMVVALWLARPQRVGVVARRKELRREPRAL; encoded by the coding sequence ATGCTGAGGACACTGGCCCTGGTTTCCATGTTGTTCCCCGCGGTGTACCCCGCCTTCGCGCAGATGGAGGCGCGCCCCATCCACGGCACCCATCGGGTCGTCAACAATGGGCCGGGTGACCAGACGGACCCGCACGTGAGCGGGGCGCTGGTCGCCTATACGAATGAAGTCCGCGGCACGAGTGAGATTCGCTACCACGACCTGGCGTCGGGCCAGGACGCGGCCATCCCCAACGAGGGCGCATTCGACTTCGTGTCGGACGTGAGCGGCGGCACGGTGGTGTTCACCCGGGTGAGCGCCTCCAGCTCCATCTACACCTTCGACGTGGGCCCCGAGGCCACTCCGGTGGAGGTGGCCCCCGAGGCGGGCTGCAGCCGGCGCGCGGCGGTGATTGGTGGCCGCACGGTGGCGTGGCAGGACTTCGGCTACACCGGCAACTCGCTGCAGCCGGAGATCGCCACGTATGACCTGGACCGGGACATCCTCACCCGGCTCACGAATGACACGCTGCAGGACCGCACGCCCTCGGTGGCCCCGGATGGCAGGACGGTGGTCTGGGCCAAGTGCGACGCGCAGGGCCTGCGCTGCGACATCTGGGAGGCGCGGTGGAGCGAGGGCGGCTTCGTCACCCAGGCCCTTACCGGCGCCGAGGGCGAGGACTCTCAGCCGGACACCAACGGCCAGGTGGTGGTCTACGCCAGCACGCGCACGGTGGACGGCGTGACGGACCGGGACATCTACTGGAAGCCGGTGGGCGGCGGCGCCGAGCAGCGGCTGGCCCTGCCGGGCCTGGACGCCAACCCGAGCATCAGCGGCTCGCTGGTGGCCTTCGAGCGGAGGGCCCCGGGCAAGAGCGACTTCGACATCGCCCTGTATGACCTGGCCTCGCAGACGCTGTACGTGCTGACGAGCGGGGTGGAGGACGAGAACCTCAATGACCTGAGCGTGGACGCGGACGGCCAGGTGCGAGTGGTGTGGACGGCGCCCGCGAGCGGCGACTTCAACGTGCACTCCTTCACCTTCCAACTGCAGGAGGAGCCCCACTGCGATCCGGGACAGAAGGAGGGGCGGCTCCCCATCCAGGTGTGCTTCGAGCCCGAGAACTGGCCGCTGCTGACGTCGGTGGAGCTGACGCGGACCACCGGCGGGCCCAACTCGGCGGAGTTCCAGTTCCCCGGCTCGGGCGTGGGCGTGCTGTGCGTGGACAACGGCTACAGCAGCGCGCCGGCCACGTCCGGCTGGGTGTGGCTCAACGGTCACGAGAAGGTGACGCCCGCGCAGTTCAAGCCCGACGTCTCGCTGATCGCCGCGGGCGTGGTCATGGGGGGCGACAACCTGCTGAAGGCGACCATCTCCGGAAGCCCCGGCAGCTCGTTCCGCCTCCGCGTCTACGGCATGCCGCCGAAGTGCGAGGCGGATGACGCACCCGGGCAGCAGCAGGAACCCGGCGCGATGGTCATCCCCGGCCAGCGCGTGCAGCCCATGGCGCTCCAGTCGGAAGCGGTGTCACCCATGACCTTCATTCCCGAGGGCAAGGTGCGGGTCCTGGGCCCGGTTCCCGGGGGCTGCAGCACGGGCGGTGGCTCGCTGGCGCTGGTGGGGCTGATGGTGGTGGCGCTGTGGCTGGCGCGACCCCAGCGGGTGGGGGTGGTGGCGAGGCGGAAGGAACTTCGGCGCGAGCCCCGTGCCCTGTAG